The genomic stretch CTATACGCCCGGTCCCGGTGCCTGTCAAGATGTTCCATCTCTGCCGGAGGACTTCCAACATGCCATAAATACTTGCACTTCCCGGCGCCCTTTGCTACACTCTCTCCGTTTCCGACAACAACCCACGTCGGGCTTTTGCCGCCAAGGAGGTTCTCTGTGGCTGCAGTGTCTCTTTTCATTCCCTGTACGGTCGATCTCTTCATGCCGGACATCGGCGTGTGCACCCATCGTCTGCTGAGACGCCTCGGTGTCAGGACCATCTATCACGAGGAACAGACCTGTTGCGGCCAGCCCGCCATCCGCGCGGGCTTTACCCGGGAAGCAAAGCGGGCGGCGAAGCATTTCATCGAGACCTTCGAGAACGATGAGGCCATCGTCAGTCCCTCCGGTTCCTGTATCTACACGGTCAGGTATTACTATCCGGACCTGTTTCGCGACGAACCCGGCTGGCTGCGGAGGGCCGAGGCCCTGTCCCCCCGGGTGTACGAGCTCTCCCAGTACATGGTGGACGTTCTCGGGGTCGATGCGGTGGGCGCGCGCTTTTCCGGGAAAGTGACCTATCACGAATCCTGCCATGTTCTCCGCGGCCTGGGGGTGTCGGAGCAGCCGAAAAAGCTTATCGGTTCCGTTCAGGGTGCCGAGTTCGTGCCGCTCAATAACGCCGACCGCTGCTGCGGTTTCGGCGGCGAGTTTGCCAATGCCTATCCCGATATTTCAGAGGAACTGGTGAAGGACAAGGTGCAGAACTACCTGAACAGCGGCGCCGACCTCCTGGTGCTCTGCGAACCGGGGTGCCTCCTGAACATCAACGGCTACCTGAGCAGGAACCATCCGGGGAAACGGGCGATGCACATAGCCGAATTTCTCGCGGGGGGAGCGGGCTGAGCCATGGAGATCAAGACCCATCATTTCAAAAAGGTGGTCAAGAAGGAGATCGCCGACGTCAGTTCCCGCACCTTTCTCTCCTTCCTTCCTCCCCTCTTCGCGGCGCTCAGGCAGGCGGCCCTTTCCAGTTTTCCCGATCCCGAGGGTGCCCAGCAGTACGCCGCGGCCATACGGGCCGAGGTGGTGGCCCGTCTTCCCGAGCTGCTCGAGGAGTTCGAGCGTAATGCCACCGCCCACGGTGCGAAGGTCATCTGGGCCCGGACCGCCGGGGAGGCCAACGACTTTATCCTGAAACTGGCGCGGGACCGGGGGGTCACCTACGTGACGAAGGGAAAATCAATGGTGAGCGAGGAGCTCGGCATCAACGACGTCCTTAGCGAACAGGGGATCGAACCCTATGAGACCGACCTGGGCGAGTTCATCGCCCAGCAGCTCAACCGGCCGCCCTTTCATATTGTGGGCCCGGCCGTGAACATCTCTCTCGAAGAGATCTGTGACCTTTTCATGGAAAAGGCGGGCATGCAGGAACCCACGACGGACCCCGTCGAACTGGGGTACGCGGCGCGGCTGTTCCTGCGGGACAAGTTCCACCACCTGAAGATGGGCATCGCCGGTGTCAATATAGCCGTTGCCGAAACGGGCTCGGTCATGAATGTCGAGAACGAGGGGAATATCCGCCTGACGAAGTCATCGCCGGAAATACAGGTATCCATCATGAGCCTGGAAAAGGTGGTGCCCACGATGCTCGACGCCATGCACATCATGCGGGTCCTCTGCCGGAACTGCACGGGCCAGAACATGTCGGCCTATGTTTCCATCGATACGGGTCCGAAGAAGAAGGATGAGATCGACGGTCCCGAGGAACTCTACATTGTCATCGTGGACAACGGCCGCTCGAACTTCTATTTTGACGAAAAGGCGCGCGAAGCGCTTCGCTGCATCCGCTGCGGCGCCTGTCTGAACAACTGCCCCGTCTACACGTCCATCGGAGGGTATCCCTATGGCTGGGCCTACTCAGGCCCCATGGGTCAGGTCTTGAACCCGCTGCTTCTGGGTCTGGACCGGACCCGGGATCTGTACAATGCCTGCACCTTCTGCGGCGCCTGCCGGGCGGTCTGCCCGGGCGGCGTCGATCATCCTTCGCTCTTTCTCTATTACCGGTCGAAGGACGTTGAGGGAGACCCGGCGTTCAAGGGCGTCAGGCCGGGCAGGTGGGAGCAGGCCATGTACGCGGTCGCCACGTTCCTGATGGCCCACCCGCCGCTCTGGCGGCTGGCATCGCGGCTCGGCCGTCCCTTCCTGAACCGAAGCGCCCGCGGCGGGGTCATCTCGGAGCTGTGGGGGCAGTTTGACGGGTGGTTCAGGAACCGGGACCTGCCGGCCATGCCGGCCAGGACCTTCCACCAGCGCTGGAAGGAACTGAGAAAGCAGTCCTCCGGCACGACGGGAACAACGGACGGATGAGGGGTCGAGCATGCCGATGGAATCACGGGACATCATCCTGGGAAAATTGAAACAGGCCCGGAGAAAGTCTGTTGAAAAACGGATCGAACTGCCGCCGCTCCGCGAGCTGTCCCTCGACCGGGATCAGATGCTCGCCCGCTTTTCGGAACAGCTCTGGATGCAGACGGGAGTGATGCACCGGGTGGCCGGCGGTGCCGCGGCACGGGAACAGCTGACCGCTGTCGCCCGCGAAGAGAACCTCACGAAGGTGATAGCCGCCACCGATGACGTGCTGCGCCCCCTGGAGCTTGTTTCCTGGGGGAAGGAAGCGGGTGTCGAGGTGCGGGTGGCCGCGGATTTCGCGGACCGCGACGCCTTCAAGGATTACGTGTTCACCGAAGCCCAGGCGGGGATCACCGGCGCCGATTTCGCCATCGCCGAAACGGGAACCCTGGGCCTCGTTCATGATAAAGACCAGCCCCGCCTCGTGTCACTGGCGCCGATCCTCCATATCGCCCTGGTTCCTGTGGACCGTTTCGTCCGTGTTTACGAGGAGGCCGTTGAACGGGTGTATGGCGACTCGGGGAAGATGCCGAGCCAGTTTTCCTTCATCACCGGCCCCAGCATGACCGCCGACATCCAGGCCACGCCCTTCAGGGGTATGCACGGGCCGCGGCGTCTGATCGTTATCGTCATCGGCTGAAAAAAGTCAGGGGGTCATTCAATGAAGACCGTGTCGGTTCCGTCCCGCCTCTGGTACGAGAACGAGGAAAAGGTCCTGTCCTTTCCGGACCGGTGGGAAGTGGATACCCTCACCTCACCCGGCCTTGACGCGCCGGGCCTGAGCGCTGAGGAGATCCGAAGGAGGATCGAGGAACCCATCGAAGGTCCCTCCCTGGAAGAGCTGGCCCGGGGGAAGAAGGAGGCCGTCATCGTCTTTGATGATATGACACGGCCGACGCCCATGAAGGACATCGCCCCCGCCGTCGTCGACATCCTCCACCGGGCGGGGCTGAAGCACGAGCAGATCCGGTTCATCTGGGCACTGGGCGCCCACGGCACGTACGACATGATAAGCGCCCGGAAGAAACTGGGCGATGCCATCGTCGAGAACTACGCCATCTATAATCACGACGCCTTTCAGAACACCGTCTCCGTGGGCCGGACGCCCACTGGTGTGGAGCTCTGGTTCAACCGGGAATTTGTGAACTGCGATCTGCGGATCGGTATCGGGAGCGTCACGGCCCATGTGCACGTGGGCTTCAGCGGCGGGGCCAAGATCATCCTGCCCGGTGTCGCCGGCATCGAAACGATCAATCAGTTTCACAACCAGATGTTCCGTGACGCCGCGAGGACCGGCCTCGGCAAGTTCGACAACAATATCATGCGCGCCGAATGTGACGCGGCGGGAGACCTGGCGGGGCTCCACTTCAAGGTGGACGGCCTCATCAACCGGCGCGGCGAGATCACCCACCTCTACGCCGGACCCTTCCGGGCCACCCACGCGGCGGGGGCGGAGGTGGCAAAGGAACATTACGGCATCCCCCACGCCACGGGGTACGACATCGCCGTGTGCAACGCCTACGGCAGGGTCAGTGAATCGGCGATCGCCCTCGTCTTCACGCTGGCGGTCCTGAAGCCGGACACGACCGGGACGGGTGTTCTGATCTGTGATTGTCCGGAAGGACAGGTCCCTCACTATGTCATGCGTTCATGGGGTACGGGATACGGCGGGCGGCATTACGCTCCCCGGGCTCCGGGGTTTGTCTCCCTGCTGATGAAAAAACTGATCGTCCTCAATCCACAGCCGGACCGGACCATGCTGGACCTGGCCTGTTATGCCGACGATGCCGTCGTCGTCAAGACCTGGCAGGAGGCCCTTGATATTCTCGAAGCGGATCATCCCGGAACGGCCCGGGCCTGCGTCATTCCCGACGGGACCGTGCAGTACATGAAACAGCCGGAGTAGCGGCCCCGGCCCCTCTCAGTGTGATACCAGTTCCCTGCCCAGGGTGAAGGCCCGTACGTTGATGTCGAGCTTGTCGGCGGACAGGCTGGTGAGCATGACCGCCTTGAAGTCCTCCATGTCGAGGGGCAGGGGGCTCATGCCCGCCAGGGCGCCGAGCATGATCACGTTTCCCAGGATCGGATGCCCCAGCTTGAGCGCCTCGTCGGTGGCGTCGATGAACCAGGCGCGTGCCGACAGTTCCTCGGCCTTTTTCTTCGTCTGCTCAAGGGGGGGATATTCCAGGTCCCCGGCGATGACGCCCACGGAATGGACCGGCCGGGTATTGCTCACGATCATGATATCGGGATTTCCATAATCGGCCAGGACCCGGACCGCCTCCGTCGGCTCCAGGGCGACGACGACATCGGCCTTCCCC from Deltaproteobacteria bacterium encodes the following:
- a CDS encoding (Fe-S)-binding protein: MPDIGVCTHRLLRRLGVRTIYHEEQTCCGQPAIRAGFTREAKRAAKHFIETFENDEAIVSPSGSCIYTVRYYYPDLFRDEPGWLRRAEALSPRVYELSQYMVDVLGVDAVGARFSGKVTYHESCHVLRGLGVSEQPKKLIGSVQGAEFVPLNNADRCCGFGGEFANAYPDISEELVKDKVQNYLNSGADLLVLCEPGCLLNINGYLSRNHPGKRAMHIAEFLAGGAG
- a CDS encoding lactate utilization protein; this translates as MEIKTHHFKKVVKKEIADVSSRTFLSFLPPLFAALRQAALSSFPDPEGAQQYAAAIRAEVVARLPELLEEFERNATAHGAKVIWARTAGEANDFILKLARDRGVTYVTKGKSMVSEELGINDVLSEQGIEPYETDLGEFIAQQLNRPPFHIVGPAVNISLEEICDLFMEKAGMQEPTTDPVELGYAARLFLRDKFHHLKMGIAGVNIAVAETGSVMNVENEGNIRLTKSSPEIQVSIMSLEKVVPTMLDAMHIMRVLCRNCTGQNMSAYVSIDTGPKKKDEIDGPEELYIVIVDNGRSNFYFDEKAREALRCIRCGACLNNCPVYTSIGGYPYGWAYSGPMGQVLNPLLLGLDRTRDLYNACTFCGACRAVCPGGVDHPSLFLYYRSKDVEGDPAFKGVRPGRWEQAMYAVATFLMAHPPLWRLASRLGRPFLNRSARGGVISELWGQFDGWFRNRDLPAMPARTFHQRWKELRKQSSGTTGTTDG
- a CDS encoding lactate utilization protein C, which gives rise to MPMESRDIILGKLKQARRKSVEKRIELPPLRELSLDRDQMLARFSEQLWMQTGVMHRVAGGAAAREQLTAVAREENLTKVIAATDDVLRPLELVSWGKEAGVEVRVAADFADRDAFKDYVFTEAQAGITGADFAIAETGTLGLVHDKDQPRLVSLAPILHIALVPVDRFVRVYEEAVERVYGDSGKMPSQFSFITGPSMTADIQATPFRGMHGPRRLIVIVIG
- a CDS encoding DUF2088 domain-containing protein translates to MKTVSVPSRLWYENEEKVLSFPDRWEVDTLTSPGLDAPGLSAEEIRRRIEEPIEGPSLEELARGKKEAVIVFDDMTRPTPMKDIAPAVVDILHRAGLKHEQIRFIWALGAHGTYDMISARKKLGDAIVENYAIYNHDAFQNTVSVGRTPTGVELWFNREFVNCDLRIGIGSVTAHVHVGFSGGAKIILPGVAGIETINQFHNQMFRDAARTGLGKFDNNIMRAECDAAGDLAGLHFKVDGLINRRGEITHLYAGPFRATHAAGAEVAKEHYGIPHATGYDIAVCNAYGRVSESAIALVFTLAVLKPDTTGTGVLICDCPEGQVPHYVMRSWGTGYGGRHYAPRAPGFVSLLMKKLIVLNPQPDRTMLDLACYADDAVVVKTWQEALDILEADHPGTARACVIPDGTVQYMKQPE
- a CDS encoding indolepyruvate oxidoreductase subunit beta — translated: MTGNALPKDPYNVIITGVGGQGNVLASRILANMLVRKGYAVTIGETFGASQRGGSVMSHLRVSRQGSWSPQIPKGKADVVVALEPTEAVRVLADYGNPDIMIVSNTRPVHSVGVIAGDLEYPPLEQTKKKAEELSARAWFIDATDEALKLGHPILGNVIMLGALAGMSPLPLDMEDFKAVMLTSLSADKLDINVRAFTLGRELVSH